A genomic segment from Clostridium pasteurianum BC1 encodes:
- a CDS encoding glutamine synthetase III, with protein MSNLVETFGSNVFSDAVIKERLPKATYKAYKKAIEKGLALDLDSANVIASAMKDWAVEKGATHFTHWFQPLTETTAEKHDSFISPTGDGKLLLEFSGKELIKGEPDASSFPSGGIRATCSARGYTAWDITSPAFVKDGSLYIPTAFISYTGEALDKKTPLLRSMEALSKQAVRVLTALGNTATKKVITTVGPEQEYFLVTKELFNKRQDLIYTGRTLFGAKSPKGQELDDHYFGTLKERVSSYMKELDEELWKLGIPAKTKHNEVAPAQFELAPIFGTTNVATDNNQVTMDLMKKVALRHGLVCLLHEKPFAGINGSGKHNNWSMSTDDGQNLLDPGATPHENTQFLLFLTSVIKAVDEYADLLRLSAANAGNDHRLGANEAPPAIISIFLGDQLEDVIEQLEKGAATTSKTTGNLSLGALTLPVLVKDATDRNRTSPFAFTGNKFEFRMVPSSGNIAGPNIVLNTSVAEVLSEVADRLEKASDIKAEIQAILTETVKEHKKVIFNGNGYSDEWVVEAEKRGLPNVKTTVEAAKALVADKNVALLEKHNVLDSTESHARYEVILENYATTINIEAETELLIAKRQILPAVIKFETSLAKSVAAVKAAGVDAKVQTEILSEVAELAGSLKTKIADLEASVEKAQGLEDAYDTAHFYKFDVFEKMSELREVADKLETIVGAEFWPLPTYGELLFGI; from the coding sequence ATGAGCAATTTAGTCGAAACTTTTGGTTCAAATGTATTTAGTGATGCAGTTATAAAGGAACGTCTTCCTAAAGCCACATATAAGGCTTATAAAAAGGCAATAGAAAAAGGTCTTGCTCTTGATTTAGATTCAGCAAATGTAATAGCTTCTGCAATGAAGGATTGGGCTGTAGAAAAAGGTGCTACTCACTTCACTCATTGGTTTCAGCCATTAACTGAAACTACAGCAGAAAAACATGATTCTTTTATCTCTCCAACTGGTGATGGTAAATTATTATTAGAGTTTTCTGGTAAAGAATTAATCAAAGGAGAACCAGATGCATCTTCTTTCCCTTCTGGTGGAATCAGAGCTACTTGTTCAGCTAGAGGTTATACTGCATGGGATATAACATCTCCCGCTTTCGTAAAAGATGGATCTTTATACATCCCAACTGCTTTTATTTCATATACAGGTGAAGCACTTGATAAAAAGACACCTCTTCTTCGTTCAATGGAAGCTTTATCAAAACAGGCTGTTCGTGTTTTAACTGCACTTGGAAACACTGCTACAAAAAAAGTTATAACAACTGTAGGACCTGAACAAGAATATTTCTTAGTTACTAAAGAATTATTTAATAAACGTCAAGATCTTATATATACTGGTAGAACTTTATTTGGTGCAAAATCTCCAAAGGGTCAAGAACTTGATGATCATTATTTTGGAACACTAAAAGAAAGAGTTTCTTCTTACATGAAAGAACTTGATGAAGAACTTTGGAAGCTTGGAATACCAGCAAAAACTAAGCATAATGAAGTTGCTCCTGCACAATTTGAATTAGCTCCAATATTTGGTACAACAAATGTTGCAACTGATAACAATCAAGTTACAATGGATCTTATGAAGAAAGTTGCATTAAGACATGGTTTAGTATGCCTACTTCATGAAAAACCTTTTGCAGGTATAAACGGATCAGGTAAACATAACAACTGGTCAATGAGCACTGACGATGGTCAGAATCTTCTTGATCCAGGTGCAACACCACATGAAAATACTCAATTCTTATTATTCTTAACTTCAGTTATAAAAGCTGTAGATGAATATGCAGATTTATTGAGATTGTCAGCTGCTAATGCTGGTAACGATCATCGTTTAGGTGCTAATGAAGCTCCTCCAGCTATTATCTCCATATTCCTAGGTGACCAGTTAGAAGATGTAATAGAACAACTTGAAAAAGGAGCTGCTACTACTTCAAAAACTACTGGAAACTTATCTCTTGGAGCTTTAACACTTCCAGTACTTGTTAAAGATGCAACTGACAGAAACAGAACATCACCATTTGCATTTACAGGAAATAAATTTGAATTCAGAATGGTACCATCTTCAGGAAATATTGCTGGTCCTAACATTGTTTTAAATACATCAGTTGCTGAAGTACTTTCTGAAGTAGCTGATAGATTAGAAAAAGCATCTGATATAAAAGCTGAAATTCAAGCTATTCTTACTGAAACAGTTAAAGAACATAAAAAAGTTATATTTAACGGAAATGGCTATTCAGATGAATGGGTAGTTGAAGCTGAAAAAAGAGGTCTTCCAAATGTAAAAACTACTGTGGAAGCTGCAAAAGCTTTAGTTGCTGATAAGAATGTAGCTTTACTTGAAAAACATAATGTATTAGATTCAACTGAATCACATGCACGTTATGAAGTTATTCTTGAAAACTATGCTACTACTATAAACATAGAAGCTGAAACAGAACTTTTAATAGCAAAACGTCAAATTTTACCTGCTGTTATTAAATTTGAAACTAGTTTAGCTAAATCAGTTGCTGCTGTGAAAGCTGCTGGTGTAGACGCTAAAGTTCAAACTGAAATACTTTCTGAAGTGGCTGAATTAGCTGGTTCATTAAAGACTAAGATAGCTGATTTAGAAGCTTCAGTAGAAAAAGCTCAAGGTTTAGAAGATGCTTACGATACTGCTCACTTCTACAAATTTGACGTATTTGAAAAAATGAGTGAATTAAGAGAAGTTGCAGATAAACTTGAAACTATAGTAGGTGCAGAATTCTGGCCATTACCAACTTATGGTGAGTTATTATTCGGTATATAA
- a CDS encoding helix-turn-helix domain-containing protein yields MTRIGEKIKALRTKNGLTQKTLGKKLGVSEGFVNELETGRKVANEAIIKRISKVFGKDLDDINMYADEQKETKETNVSRDKISIKSDRRKQEVNAVWDDALGSILKNVPVYKTDLKTVVSSKKLPIIANKIEGYAQDKVFFVEIQNDDMIGFRVAKGDIAFAHTIHEIENNSLCLLEYDDQVIIRQIKKLDSNKVLLVSNSGSGVKTQTAYVREIKPLAKLDKLEIIL; encoded by the coding sequence ATGACTAGAATTGGAGAAAAAATTAAGGCTTTAAGAACTAAAAATGGATTAACGCAGAAAACTTTGGGGAAAAAACTAGGAGTTTCGGAAGGGTTTGTAAATGAACTTGAAACTGGCAGAAAGGTTGCCAATGAAGCTATTATTAAAAGAATTTCAAAGGTCTTCGGCAAAGACTTAGATGACATCAATATGTATGCAGATGAGCAAAAAGAAACTAAAGAAACTAATGTATCTAGAGATAAAATATCTATAAAATCTGACAGGAGAAAGCAAGAAGTTAATGCTGTGTGGGATGATGCATTAGGATCTATATTAAAGAATGTTCCTGTATATAAGACTGATTTGAAAACAGTTGTTTCATCAAAAAAGCTTCCTATAATTGCAAATAAGATAGAAGGATATGCTCAAGATAAGGTATTTTTTGTAGAAATACAAAATGACGATATGATTGGTTTTAGAGTTGCAAAGGGAGATATTGCCTTTGCTCATACAATTCATGAAATAGAAAATAATTCATTATGTTTACTGGAATATGATGATCAAGTAATAATAAGACAGATTAAAAAACTAGATAGTAACAAGGTGTTACTTGTTAGTAACAGTGGAAGTGGTGTTAAAACACAAACTGCATATGTAAGGGAAATAAAGCCATTAGCGAAACTTGATAAGTTGGAAATTATATTATAA
- the proC gene encoding pyrroline-5-carboxylate reductase: MTKNIGFIGCGNMAKAMIGGIVISKLYSPQKIMVSNPSNPSLQEVKENFNVITTNDNMKVAEFADILILSVKPNKYAHVIDKIKAAVKSNVVIVSIAAGMSIENIKKYFGKDIKIVRAMPNTPALVGEGMASLCRNRNVTDDEMESVSNIFKAFGKSEVVEEKLMDVVTSVGGSSPALVYMFIEALADGGVLEGLPREKAYKMAAQAVLGSAKMVLETGKHPGQLKDEVCSPGGTTIEAVYCLEKNKFRSAVIEAVRVCTEKSKNMAK, from the coding sequence ATGACTAAAAATATAGGATTCATAGGTTGTGGAAATATGGCAAAGGCTATGATAGGTGGCATTGTAATTTCAAAGCTTTATTCTCCACAAAAAATAATGGTGAGTAATCCATCAAATCCATCGTTACAGGAGGTTAAGGAAAATTTCAATGTAATAACTACCAATGATAATATGAAAGTGGCAGAGTTCGCTGATATATTAATACTTTCGGTTAAGCCTAATAAATATGCCCATGTAATTGATAAGATTAAAGCTGCAGTTAAAAGCAATGTAGTTATTGTATCCATAGCGGCTGGGATGAGTATAGAAAACATTAAAAAGTATTTTGGAAAGGACATTAAGATCGTAAGAGCAATGCCAAATACACCAGCACTTGTAGGTGAGGGCATGGCATCCCTATGTAGAAACAGAAATGTAACAGATGATGAAATGGAATCAGTATCAAATATTTTTAAGGCTTTTGGTAAGTCGGAAGTTGTTGAAGAAAAATTAATGGATGTGGTAACCAGTGTAGGTGGGTCTTCTCCAGCACTTGTATATATGTTTATAGAAGCTCTTGCAGATGGTGGAGTATTAGAGGGTTTACCTAGAGAAAAAGCATACAAAATGGCTGCACAAGCTGTGCTTGGATCTGCTAAAATGGTATTGGAAACAGGCAAGCATCCGGGACAATTGAAGGATGAAGTGTGTTCACCTGGTGGTACAACTATTGAGGCTGTTTATTGTCTTGAAAAAAATAAATTTAGAAGTGCTGTAATAGAAGCGGTTAGAGTATGTACAGAAAAGTCTAAAAATATGGCCAAATAG
- a CDS encoding DUF3783 domain-containing protein: MTLNNDKLILIYGFNQEEIVNIGELVLSNKLVKFKVIDRHMGKMKIESIIQGLILPVAHGIVSNEKVVLFNNLDDEELEKTIKVFRNSVDRKTIFAVVTPTSIKWTFDDLLEHLVEERKWAERRKK; the protein is encoded by the coding sequence ATGACACTTAATAATGATAAATTGATTTTAATATATGGCTTTAATCAAGAGGAAATTGTGAATATAGGTGAATTGGTATTAAGTAATAAGCTTGTGAAATTCAAAGTAATTGATAGACATATGGGTAAGATGAAGATAGAAAGTATTATACAGGGTTTAATTTTACCAGTAGCACATGGAATTGTCAGTAATGAAAAAGTAGTTTTATTTAATAATTTGGATGATGAAGAGCTTGAAAAAACTATAAAGGTATTTAGAAACAGCGTAGATAGAAAAACCATATTCGCAGTGGTAACCCCAACATCTATTAAGTGGACTTTTGATGATCTTTTAGAACACTTGGTAGAGGAACGAAAATGGGCAGAAAGACGAAAGAAATAA
- a CDS encoding MBL fold metallo-hydrolase, with protein MINDNLMFLGTGAAEGIPNPLCGCKVCQNARKVCGRELRLRSSFRINKRIQIDFGPDVLATSMKHNLDMTELKHILITHSHSDHLCLSELLLKEMVYGDAGEKINIYLSQSGHQWVMEQLKDFRMGESNFANSPVIKDKMVEFVPIEYYKEYEIEKLKVVPLKGAHYGFGINENSNNYFITLEDGRILFYGVDTGYPLAETIEYLKEKYIDLLVMECTFAGEIRKEDKPFGHLDLISLIKVLKVFYDNGTIDSNTKVYLTHINHKHHLTHALLEKEVKKYSKFQIIVAYDGLKID; from the coding sequence ATGATAAATGATAATTTAATGTTTTTAGGTACTGGTGCTGCTGAGGGTATACCAAACCCTTTATGTGGCTGCAAAGTCTGTCAAAATGCAAGAAAAGTTTGTGGAAGAGAGTTAAGGCTCAGAAGTTCGTTCAGAATAAATAAAAGAATTCAAATTGATTTTGGCCCTGATGTATTGGCTACATCAATGAAACATAACTTAGATATGACTGAACTGAAACATATATTAATAACTCATTCACATAGTGACCATTTATGTTTATCCGAACTATTATTAAAGGAAATGGTATATGGAGATGCTGGAGAAAAAATAAATATTTATCTAAGTCAAAGTGGACACCAGTGGGTTATGGAACAGTTAAAAGACTTTAGAATGGGAGAGAGCAATTTTGCTAATTCACCTGTCATAAAAGATAAGATGGTAGAATTCGTACCAATAGAATATTATAAAGAGTATGAAATAGAAAAGCTGAAAGTTGTTCCATTAAAGGGAGCACATTATGGTTTTGGAATAAATGAGAATTCTAATAATTATTTTATAACTTTGGAGGATGGTAGGATATTATTTTATGGTGTTGATACAGGATATCCACTAGCAGAGACAATAGAATATTTAAAAGAAAAGTATATAGATTTATTAGTTATGGAATGTACCTTTGCAGGAGAAATAAGAAAAGAAGATAAACCTTTTGGTCATTTAGATCTCATAAGTTTGATAAAAGTTTTAAAGGTGTTTTATGATAATGGTACTATAGATAGTAATACAAAAGTATATTTAACTCATATAAATCATAAGCATCACCTGACACATGCATTGTTAGAAAAAGAAGTAAAAAAATATAGCAAATTTCAGATAATAGTAGCCTATGATGGCTTAAAAATAGATTAG
- the murI gene encoding glutamate racemase produces MEMQSKSIGFFDSGVGGISVLKRAIKLLPNENFIYYGDSKNAPYGTKNVNEVRQLSFQVSDFLMEKNIKALVVACNTATSAAIKDLRIRYSNIPVIGIEPALKPAVEIKRRGKVLIMATPVTLAEKKFNNLLKKYNDKADITLLPCPGLVELIEAGVLSGNKLENYLKEKLSVYINSEIAAIVLGCTHYPFIENEISKLTQDVPIIDGSLGTVKQLKRKLVALNLLNLSGQKGSVEILNSSEDKIELSRKLLNM; encoded by the coding sequence GTGGAAATGCAGAGTAAATCTATAGGTTTTTTTGATTCTGGTGTTGGTGGAATTAGTGTATTAAAAAGAGCAATAAAGCTCCTGCCTAATGAGAACTTTATCTATTATGGTGATTCAAAAAATGCACCATATGGTACTAAAAATGTTAATGAAGTGAGACAATTGAGTTTTCAAGTTTCTGATTTTCTTATGGAAAAGAATATAAAAGCATTGGTAGTTGCATGTAATACAGCTACAAGTGCTGCAATTAAAGACTTAAGAATAAGATATTCAAATATTCCTGTTATAGGTATAGAACCAGCATTAAAACCAGCTGTAGAGATTAAAAGAAGAGGCAAGGTGTTAATTATGGCTACACCTGTAACCCTAGCGGAAAAAAAATTTAATAATCTCTTGAAGAAATATAATGATAAAGCTGACATAACGCTTCTGCCATGTCCTGGACTTGTAGAGCTAATAGAAGCTGGTGTTTTAAGCGGAAATAAATTAGAAAATTATTTAAAGGAAAAATTATCTGTTTACATAAATAGTGAAATAGCAGCTATTGTTTTAGGATGTACACATTATCCTTTTATTGAGAATGAAATATCAAAACTTACACAAGATGTTCCTATAATAGATGGAAGCTTGGGGACTGTTAAGCAGTTAAAGAGAAAACTTGTGGCATTAAATTTATTAAACTTAAGTGGTCAAAAAGGCAGTGTAGAAATATTAAATTCTTCTGAAGATAAAATTGAATTAAGTAGAAAGCTTTTAAATATGTAA
- a CDS encoding GntR family transcriptional regulator has protein sequence MLYLKIKQQLENMIKDGVFKEGDKLPTEPLLAKQLQVSRSTLREAIKLLQRQGVLISKNGVGTYVNKNRGVINSSLNKLQSTKTMINNTGIVASEGNMKVYERETIEEWSEKLNSDENVVIIKRTRKNGDINLAYTFNIFPKSIAGDFFSEGITGSLLNLLKDKMSINISYALSEICLPDGSSIFDKKALTKLGDKTMLLKQLHFDENDLPIFYSYDYMNNSYIKFYVKRDRDM, from the coding sequence TTGCTTTATTTAAAAATAAAACAGCAGCTAGAAAATATGATTAAAGATGGTGTATTTAAGGAAGGGGACAAGTTGCCCACAGAACCACTGCTTGCAAAACAGCTGCAGGTTTCAAGATCCACCTTAAGAGAAGCAATAAAACTTTTGCAAAGGCAAGGGGTTTTAATATCAAAAAATGGAGTTGGAACCTATGTAAACAAAAACAGAGGAGTAATAAATAGCTCTCTAAATAAGCTGCAAAGTACTAAAACCATGATAAATAATACTGGAATTGTTGCATCCGAGGGGAATATGAAGGTATATGAAAGAGAAACAATTGAGGAGTGGAGTGAGAAGTTAAATTCGGATGAGAATGTAGTTATTATTAAAAGAACAAGGAAGAATGGAGATATAAATCTTGCATATACTTTTAATATATTTCCAAAGAGTATAGCAGGGGACTTTTTCTCTGAAGGTATAACTGGCTCTTTGCTGAATTTGTTAAAAGATAAAATGAGTATAAATATAAGCTATGCGTTAAGTGAAATATGTTTGCCAGATGGCAGCAGTATTTTTGATAAGAAAGCACTAACAAAGCTTGGGGACAAGACCATGCTGTTAAAGCAGCTGCATTTTGACGAAAATGATTTGCCTATTTTTTATTCCTATGATTACATGAATAATAGCTATATTAAATTTTACGTAAAAAGGGATAGAGACATGTAG
- a CDS encoding peptidylprolyl isomerase → MNPIVTIKISNGDIIKAELYPDLAPNTVNNFISLIKKGFYNGLIFHRVIPGFVIQGGCPNGTGTGNPGYSIKGEFEINGFKNDIKHVEGVLSMARSMSPDSAGSQFFIMVGDSPHLDRQYAGFGKVIEGLDIAKKIADAKTDYRDKPLEDIIMQEVTVDTLEKEYDEPEKI, encoded by the coding sequence ATGAATCCTATAGTTACCATCAAGATATCAAATGGAGATATAATAAAAGCAGAATTATATCCAGATTTAGCACCAAATACAGTAAATAATTTTATAAGTCTTATTAAAAAGGGTTTTTACAATGGATTAATCTTTCATAGAGTAATACCAGGCTTTGTAATACAAGGAGGATGTCCAAATGGAACCGGCACAGGTAATCCTGGATATTCTATTAAGGGTGAATTTGAAATTAATGGATTTAAAAATGATATAAAGCATGTTGAAGGGGTATTGTCTATGGCAAGGTCCATGTCACCTGATTCAGCAGGAAGTCAATTTTTTATAATGGTAGGAGATTCCCCTCATTTGGATAGACAATATGCTGGCTTTGGAAAGGTAATTGAGGGCTTAGATATAGCTAAAAAAATAGCGGATGCAAAAACTGATTACAGAGATAAGCCACTAGAAGATATTATAATGCAAGAAGTAACAGTAGATACTCTCGAAAAAGAATATGATGAACCGGAAAAAATTTAG
- the proB gene encoding glutamate 5-kinase, producing MNTRKEHIDNAKKIVVKVGTSTLTHENGLLNFDRIDKLARQLSDLHNQGKEVILVTSGAIGVGTAKLGIKTKPETIPEKQAAAAIGQGILLHIYEKFFAEYGQIVAQILLTKDDITNKTRYSNAKNTLNELLKQGVIPIVNENDVIATHEIKFGDNDTLSALVSSIVDADLLILLSDINGLYDSDPRANRDAKLISLVDEITKKIESFGGAPGSKLGVGGMYTKIKAAKIAVEHGVSMIIANGSDDDVIKNIISNKEIGTLFSAHK from the coding sequence ATGAATACTAGAAAAGAACATATAGATAACGCAAAAAAAATAGTAGTGAAAGTAGGTACTTCAACCCTTACTCATGAAAATGGACTTCTAAATTTTGATAGAATAGATAAACTAGCAAGGCAGCTTTCAGATCTTCACAATCAAGGTAAAGAAGTCATTCTAGTAACTTCTGGTGCCATTGGTGTTGGTACTGCAAAACTAGGAATAAAGACAAAACCCGAAACTATACCTGAAAAGCAGGCAGCTGCTGCAATTGGCCAGGGTATTCTTCTTCACATTTATGAAAAATTCTTTGCAGAGTATGGTCAAATAGTTGCGCAGATTTTACTTACCAAGGACGATATAACCAATAAAACAAGATACAGCAATGCAAAAAATACCTTAAACGAACTTTTGAAACAGGGTGTTATACCCATAGTAAACGAAAATGATGTTATTGCCACACATGAAATAAAATTTGGAGATAATGACACCTTATCCGCTTTAGTTTCAAGTATAGTGGATGCTGATCTCCTTATATTACTTTCAGATATTAATGGTTTATATGATTCAGACCCCCGAGCAAATAGAGATGCTAAACTTATATCTCTTGTAGATGAGATTACAAAGAAAATTGAAAGTTTTGGCGGTGCTCCTGGTTCAAAGCTTGGTGTTGGAGGTATGTACACTAAAATTAAAGCTGCAAAAATTGCAGTAGAACATGGTGTATCAATGATAATTGCAAATGGTTCTGATGACGATGTAATAAAAAATATAATATCAAATAAAGAAATAGGTACGCTCTTTTCAGCACATAAATAG
- a CDS encoding glutamate-5-semialdehyde dehydrogenase, which yields MNINDYVIEKAKNASLAARKLGTLDTNIKNNALIAMAEALKNNEENILKANSIDVENAKKTGTTTALIDRLTLNEKRIAGMADGLRSVAALPDPIGEVTGMWKRPNNLNIGRIKVPLGTIGIIYEARPNVTVDAAALCLKSGNSVVLRGGSEAINSNLEVYRTINDAAIKAGLPEGSIEFIDITEREAVNILMKLNKYIDVLIPRGGAGLINNVVNNSTVPVIQTGVGNCHVYVHSDADLEMAENIIVNAKTQRPAVCNAMETLLVHKSVAEEFLPKLGNTLKALGVEIRGCSETQRILPYAKPASEEDYEIEFLDLILAVKVVDSLDEALDHIYKYSTKHSEAIITNSYEASQRFLKEVDSSAVYVNASTRFTDGGEFGFGAEIGISTQKLHARGPMGLNELTTIKYIIYGDGQIRK from the coding sequence ATGAATATTAATGATTATGTAATTGAAAAAGCTAAAAATGCTAGTCTAGCTGCACGAAAACTTGGTACTTTAGATACTAATATAAAAAACAATGCATTAATTGCCATGGCTGAAGCCCTTAAAAATAATGAAGAAAATATTTTAAAGGCAAACAGTATAGACGTAGAAAATGCTAAAAAAACCGGCACTACCACAGCACTTATTGATAGATTGACTTTAAATGAAAAGAGAATAGCTGGTATGGCAGATGGTCTTAGAAGCGTAGCTGCACTGCCTGACCCAATAGGTGAAGTTACTGGTATGTGGAAAAGACCAAATAACTTAAATATAGGTAGAATTAAAGTACCTCTTGGCACTATAGGCATAATTTATGAGGCAAGACCAAATGTAACAGTTGATGCAGCGGCACTATGCCTTAAAAGCGGTAATTCTGTTGTTCTAAGAGGTGGCAGTGAAGCTATAAATTCTAACCTGGAAGTCTATAGAACCATTAATGACGCGGCAATTAAAGCAGGCCTTCCAGAAGGTTCCATTGAATTTATAGATATAACTGAACGAGAAGCAGTAAATATTCTTATGAAACTTAATAAATATATAGACGTATTAATTCCAAGAGGTGGTGCAGGTTTAATTAATAACGTGGTAAATAATTCTACTGTACCTGTAATCCAAACTGGCGTTGGAAACTGTCATGTCTATGTTCACAGTGATGCAGATTTAGAAATGGCTGAAAACATAATAGTAAATGCAAAAACTCAAAGGCCTGCTGTTTGTAATGCCATGGAAACATTACTTGTTCACAAGTCAGTTGCCGAGGAATTTCTACCTAAGCTTGGAAATACTTTAAAAGCTTTAGGAGTGGAAATAAGAGGCTGCAGTGAAACTCAAAGGATACTTCCTTATGCAAAGCCTGCTTCTGAAGAAGACTATGAAATAGAATTCTTAGATTTAATATTGGCTGTAAAAGTAGTTGATTCCTTAGATGAAGCATTAGACCATATTTATAAGTACAGCACAAAACATTCTGAAGCCATAATAACAAACAGCTATGAAGCTTCTCAGCGCTTCTTAAAAGAAGTTGATTCATCTGCTGTATACGTAAATGCCTCTACAAGATTCACTGATGGAGGAGAGTTTGGTTTTGGAGCAGAAATTGGTATAAGTACCCAAAAACTTCATGCAAGAGGACCTATGGGCTTAAATGAACTAACAACTATAAAGTATATAATATATGGTGACGGACAGATAAGAAAATAG